A single region of the Daphnia magna isolate NIES unplaced genomic scaffold, ASM2063170v1.1 Dm_contigs179, whole genome shotgun sequence genome encodes:
- the LOC123467367 gene encoding uncharacterized protein LOC123467367, whose protein sequence is TQLQVMATAEQILSTIVSSSYFRANEAVLKIPLPPAWVWVKAAIAKGWTCNEFVSDDIFTATFCLGLKMDNLDISSLAEIKGGILKHGTWRATSCQLLLANGRRNTCTSCLSLLNGTRKRLKRLAFRNRQLQNAHYRFQTKQQLIQRLRLQSLKLDVARRKVKRAKLSNKSLKKKIKQLEEKFDALDHSKVEMLIKDDVQLTDSKAKCLNKKSMRYDADWLLDCLILRLKSKAAPYMASWIQPFAVFASKNSTSGEDLYRLVLKALVLLEEHGAIVKSIVCDGAATNKKMWSLAGVYGHTDDHKAILNNVMLHPTNQEKIYVMGDAPHLIKCIRNHILNTTNVQMSGKLVSWTHVEELFATDSSTVGGLQACSRLTPVHIHPTNMQKMNVSLAAQVLSKSVADLFRYYRTQTEDPELALRFKDTEGTEELFRLINDVFDIMNGRCRKNAISRDDWEGKKDRLRELLTHIDESECYGWDFEDGFDCPPLYPAFASTLTLSTLRVTILSTIDLVDELLDFGFTYVLTGKFNQDCIERFFGIIRSC, encoded by the exons ACCCAACTGCAAGTGATGGCTACTGCTGAACAGATATTGAGCACAATAGTGTCATCTTCTTATTTTAGAGCAAATGAAGCAGTTTTAAAAATACCGCTACCCCCTGCTTGGGTTTGGGTCAAAGCTGCTATTGCCAAAGGATGGACGTGTAATGAATTCGTTAGTGATGACATTTTTACAGCTACGT TTTGCTTGGGTTTAAAAATGGACAACCTTGACATCTCCAGTTTGGCGGAAATAAAAGGCGGAATTCTGAAACACGGAACTTGGAGAGCAACCAG ttGCCAATTGCTGTTGGCCAATGGGCGGCGAAACACATGCACATCATGTTTGTCTTTACTCAACGGTACCCGCAAAAGATTAAAACGCTTGGCGTTCAGGAATCGCCAACTGCAGAACGCACATTACCGTTTTCAAACGAAACAACAGTTGATTCAACGGCTGCGTTTGCAATCGTTGAAATTGGATGTAGCCAGGCGAAAAGTGAAAAGGGCAAAACTAAGTAACAAG TccttgaaaaagaagataaaGCAGCTTGAGGAGAAGTTTGATGCACTGGATCACTCGAAGGTTGAGATGTTAATAAAAGATGATGTTCAGCTAACTGATTCG AAGGCTAAATGCCTGAATAAGAAAAGTATGAGATACGATGCCGATTGGCTCTTAGATTGCCTTATCCTTCGCTTGAAGAGCAAGGCAGC GCCCTACATGGCTTCCTGGATACAGCCTTTTGCCGTATTTGCCTCCAAAAACTCAACTTCCGGTGAAGACCTTTACCGCTTGGTTCTGAAGGCTCTTGTATTGTTGGAAGAACACGGTGCCATCGTTAAATCAATTGTGTGCGATGGAGCGGCAACGAACAAAAAGATGTGGAGCTTGGCTGGCGTTTACGGTCACACGGACGACCATAAAGCCATTCTGAACAACGTAATGTTGCATCCAACAAATCAAGAAAAGATATATGTTATGGGCGACGCCCCACATTTGATCAAATGCATCCGCAACCATATATTGAACACGACTAACGTTCAA atgtCAGGGAAACTTGTTAGCTGGACCCATGTCGAAGAGCTTTTCGCGACTGATAGCTCAACTGTTGGGGGTTTGCAGGCTTGTTCTCGCCTAACCCCAGTCCATATTCATCCAACAAACATGCAAAAAATGAATGTTTCTCTGGCAGCACAA GTATTATCAAAATCTGTCGCGGATTTGTTCCGGTATTACAGAACGCAAACAGAAGACCCTGAGCTTGCGCTACGTTTCAAAGACACTGAAGGAACTGAAGAGCTTTTTCGTTTAATTAACGATGTATTCGACATCATGAACGGACGATGTAGAAAGAATGCTATCTCAAGAGACGActgggaaggaaaaaaagac CGACTCAGAGAGCTGCTTACGCACATAGACGAATCTGAGTGCTACGGATGGGATTTTGAGGATGGATTTGACTGCCCACCTTTATATCCCGCGTTTGCCTCGACGTTGACTCTCTCAACATTGAGAGTCACCATACTCAGCACTATAGATTTGGTGGACGAGCTGTTGGACTTCGGTTTTACCTACGTGCTGACGGGGAAATTTAATCAAGATTGCATAGAA AGATTTTTCGGGATTATTCGCTCTTGCTGA